A single Anopheles arabiensis isolate DONGOLA chromosome X, AaraD3, whole genome shotgun sequence DNA region contains:
- the LOC120905592 gene encoding forkhead box protein L2 → MLNVCADLVQFDQYSLQLYNYAMVERFRSNQFFNYGNFVADTRTLSRFFKPALPPNPVDAATAAAAAAAAAAAGSALLADASKLSSQAPKPQYSYIGLIAIAILSSPEKKLVLSDIYQHILDNYSYFRSRGPGWRNSIRHNLSLNDCFIKAGRSAHGKGHYWAVHPANVEDFLKGDFRRRKAQRKVRRHMGLTSDDDIYDNSSPRQFFPAINSPPPAAGQQGVHGSQPPSAANVLPPHPVLTNPALYLGPGSTASATATGGGGGGGGVGGAGQPPTGKLSLIGDGGPVEHHLHHQHQQAAALLHHHHQQQQQQHLHQHHHQHQHHHHHHHHHHQTTAAAIIMRNTMESFSRKRQFDVESLLRPDDGADDREPYELRRPRLCSPASSSQSPSPLPAYTGQGGLVMGGPPLPPPKTSPAQTQPPHGAKTPQQ, encoded by the exons ATGTTGAACGTGTGCGCGGACCTGGTGCAGTTCGACCAGTACAGCCTGCAGCTGTACAACTACGCGATGGTGGAGCGGTTCCGCTCGAACCAGTTCTTCAACTACGGCAACTTTGTCGCGGACACGCGCACCCTCTCCCGGTTCTTCAAGCCCGCCCTACCCCCCAACCCGGTCGAtgcggcgacggcggcggcggccgccgcagcagcagccgccgccggcAGCGCCCTGCTGGCCGACGCCAGCAAGCTCTCCTCCCAGGCGCCGAAGCCCCAGTACAGCTACATCGGGCTGATCGCGATCGCCATCCTCAGCTCGCCGGAGAAGAAGCTCGTCCTGTCCGACATCTACCAGCACATCCTGGACAACTACTCGTACTTCCGCAGCCGGGGCCCCGGCTGGCGCAACTCCATCCGCCACAATCTGTCGCTGAACGACTGCTTCATCAAGGCGGGCCGGAGCGCCCACGGCAAGGGCCACTACTGGGCGGTCCATCCGGCGAACGTGGAGGACTTCCTCAAGGGGGACTTCCGGCGCCGGAAGGCCCAGCGGAAGGTGCGCCGCCACATGGGCCTCACGTCCGACGACGACATCTACGACAACAGCAGCCCGCGCCAGTTCTTTCCCGCGATCAACTCGCCGCCCCCGGCGGCCGGGCAGCAGGGGGTGCATGGGAGTCAGCCCCCATCGGCCGCCAACGTGCTGCCGCCCCACCCGGTGCTGACCAATCCCGCGCTCTATCTCGGGCCGGGCTCGACCGCTTCGGCGACGGCAAC cggtggtggtggtggtggcggaggaGTCGGTGGAGCAGGCCAGCCTCCGACCGGTAAACTCTCCCTCATCGGGGACGGCGGCCCGGTCGAGCACCATCTGcaccatcagcaccagcaAGCCGCCGCCCTCctgcatcaccatcaccagcagcagcagcagcagcatctccatcagcaccatcatcaacatcaacaccatcaccatcaccatcaccaccatcatcaaacAACGGCCGCGGCCATCATCATGCGCAACACGATGGAAAGCTTCTCCCGCAAGCGCCAGTTCGACGTGGAGTCGCTGCTCCGCCCGGACGACGGTGCGGACGACCGGGAACCGTACGAGCTGCGGCGACCGCGGCTCTGTTCGCCCGCCAGCTCCAGCCAGAGCCCGTCGCCGCTGCCCGCGTACACCGGTCAGGGGGGGCTGGTGATGGGTGGgccaccgctgccgccgccaaaGACGAGCCCGGCACAGACGCAGCCGCCGCACGGCGCCAAAACACCCCAGCAGTAA